In Methylacidiphilum infernorum V4, a single window of DNA contains:
- the hisH gene encoding imidazole glycerol phosphate synthase subunit HisH: MQNLNADPIQADFPVGLIDYGMGNLQSVENALTALRYRVERVVFAPSHMDFLALVLPGVGAFGDCMKSLQDKGFLPFLKQWISTDMPFLGICLGYQILFEESSESDGDEGLGIFKGKVLRFPGGKEKVPHMGWNSVQIAKSSTYLEGISSGDYFYFVHSYYPDVLQKEIILLQTDYGGVSFSSAISRGNLLATQFHPEKSHKKGIQLLTNFLYRAKMARCSEKKAKQ, translated from the coding sequence TTGCAAAACCTGAATGCTGACCCTATCCAAGCCGATTTTCCCGTCGGCTTGATTGACTACGGAATGGGGAATCTCCAGAGTGTTGAAAACGCCCTTACTGCCCTTCGATACCGGGTGGAAAGGGTAGTCTTTGCCCCATCCCACATGGATTTTCTTGCCCTCGTTTTACCTGGTGTAGGAGCCTTCGGCGATTGCATGAAAAGCCTTCAAGATAAGGGTTTTTTGCCCTTTCTCAAACAGTGGATATCAACGGACATGCCTTTTTTGGGAATTTGTCTTGGATACCAGATTCTTTTTGAAGAAAGCAGCGAATCGGATGGTGATGAAGGCCTGGGAATATTTAAAGGAAAGGTCCTGCGGTTTCCCGGAGGTAAAGAAAAGGTTCCTCACATGGGCTGGAATTCCGTTCAAATCGCTAAAAGTTCAACTTACTTGGAAGGCATAAGCTCCGGCGATTATTTTTATTTTGTTCACAGCTACTATCCCGATGTCCTCCAAAAAGAAATTATTCTTTTGCAAACGGATTATGGGGGAGTCAGCTTTAGTAGCGCTATCTCGCGGGGAAATCTTTTAGCTACGCAGTTCCACCCTGAAAAAAGCCATAAAAAGGGTATTCAGCTTTTAACCAATTTTCTTTATAGAGCCAAAATGGCCAGGTGTTCAGAAAAAAAGGCAAAACAATGA